One Fretibacterium sp. OH1220_COT-178 DNA window includes the following coding sequences:
- a CDS encoding GNAT family N-acetyltransferase, with the protein MIVRRLGREDAEAYRRLCLQLDRETPYRLYGPGERLDVLRVYAEEIDAIVRNPRSCMIAAEENGELVGYLAAYGRSAPRVAHVVTVAVAILQSHTGRGIGRRLFEALEAWARGIGVRRIDLTVMTDNEPALKLYTRLGFCFEGRKRESMRFGTRYVDEFYMSKLLAPEARP; encoded by the coding sequence ATGATCGTGCGGCGGCTCGGCCGCGAGGACGCGGAGGCCTACCGCAGGCTCTGCCTGCAGCTGGACCGCGAGACGCCCTACCGTCTCTACGGCCCCGGAGAGAGGCTGGACGTCCTGCGCGTCTACGCCGAGGAGATCGACGCGATCGTCCGGAACCCGAGGTCCTGCATGATCGCGGCGGAGGAGAACGGCGAGCTGGTGGGCTATCTGGCCGCCTACGGGCGCTCCGCCCCAAGGGTGGCCCACGTCGTCACCGTGGCGGTGGCGATCCTGCAGAGCCACACGGGACGGGGCATAGGCCGGCGCCTGTTCGAGGCCCTGGAGGCTTGGGCGCGGGGGATCGGGGTTCGCCGCATCGACCTGACCGTGATGACGGACAACGAGCCCGCCCTCAAGCTCTACACCCGGCTGGGATTCTGCTTCGAGGGGCGCAAGCGCGAATCGATGAGGTTCGGCACGCGCTACGTCGACGAGTTCTACATGTCCAAGCTGCTCGCCCCGGAGGCCCGGCCATGA
- a CDS encoding anhydro-N-acetylmuramic acid kinase: MIEAVRRIVEKKEVLAAGVMSGTSLDGIDVALCRIAGVGRDTRIEVLHFITLPYSDREREDLLRLCTPGGADVAALCRANKALGVRIGHAVLEALSGAGLRPADVDFVSSHGQTVHHAPEEGCTLQIGELADIAAVTGLPTVGDFRPSDMAYGGEGAPFVPFVDRLLYASDRASRLLINIGGIGNVTALPQGGAADGLRAFDTGPGNVLIDSLMKIHGDGDFDEDGRTAARGAPSQELLDFMIGRDAFLPRPAPKSTGRELYTVEYAERVLRHGEGLGLTFPDVVATVTDFTAYAIGFSARTHVPFPIDEFYVSGGGAHNPFMMRRLAHHLGAEAYPLERLGMSVDAKEAAAFAILGNEFLHGRFNNARSATGADRDVLMGKLALPSPSAGAGS, translated from the coding sequence ATGATCGAAGCCGTTCGAAGGATCGTCGAGAAAAAGGAAGTTCTGGCTGCAGGCGTCATGTCCGGCACGTCGCTGGACGGGATCGACGTCGCCCTCTGCCGCATCGCGGGCGTCGGGCGGGACACGCGGATCGAGGTGCTTCACTTCATCACCCTTCCCTACTCCGACCGGGAGCGTGAGGATCTCCTGCGGCTCTGCACCCCGGGAGGCGCCGACGTCGCCGCCCTCTGCCGGGCGAACAAGGCCCTGGGCGTACGGATCGGGCACGCCGTCCTGGAGGCCCTATCCGGGGCGGGTCTGCGCCCCGCGGACGTCGACTTCGTCTCGTCCCACGGCCAGACCGTCCATCACGCGCCCGAGGAGGGCTGCACCCTCCAGATCGGGGAGCTGGCCGACATCGCAGCCGTCACGGGGCTCCCCACCGTGGGCGACTTCCGCCCCTCCGACATGGCGTACGGCGGCGAGGGAGCGCCCTTCGTCCCCTTCGTCGACCGCCTGCTCTACGCGAGCGACCGGGCGAGCCGCCTGCTGATCAACATCGGAGGGATCGGCAACGTCACGGCCCTGCCGCAGGGCGGGGCGGCGGACGGCCTGAGGGCGTTCGACACCGGCCCGGGCAACGTCCTGATCGACAGCCTGATGAAGATCCACGGCGACGGTGACTTCGACGAGGACGGCCGCACCGCGGCCCGAGGCGCCCCGTCGCAGGAGCTGCTGGACTTCATGATCGGCCGGGACGCCTTCCTCCCCCGTCCCGCCCCCAAGAGCACCGGCCGGGAGCTCTACACCGTGGAGTACGCGGAGCGAGTCCTGCGGCACGGAGAGGGCCTGGGACTCACCTTTCCCGACGTCGTCGCCACGGTCACGGACTTCACGGCCTACGCCATCGGCTTCTCCGCCCGGACCCACGTCCCCTTCCCCATCGACGAGTTCTACGTCAGCGGAGGCGGCGCGCACAACCCCTTCATGATGCGGCGGCTCGCCCATCATCTCGGGGCCGAGGCATATCCCCTGGAGCGGCTGGGGATGTCCGTCGACGCCAAGGAGGCGGCGGCCTTCGCCATTCTGGGCAACGAGTTCCTCCACGGGCGCTTCAACAACGCCAGAAGCGCGACGGGCGCCGACCGCGACGTGCTCATGGGCAAGCTGGCCCTGCCGTCGCCCTCCGCGGGGGCGGGCTCATGA
- a CDS encoding ABC transporter permease, protein MKELLSALIRDKVGRWGFVGVAAILLMAILAPLLAPCDPLQVATRMKLSAPSALHWMGTDFLGRDILSRILYGARVSVFVGVVSVSIGAGFGYLLGLLAGCRGGWVDALVMRAMDVLFAFPSILLALVIVSVLGPSLRNTMTAIGVVFMPVFTRTVRAAVLSVRSMDYVENARSVGVRPLMVVVRHIVPNTLAPFLVQTTLALSSAVLTESALSFLGLGIQPPHPSWGSMLSESRSTMELAPWTAVFPALFIFLTILSFNILGDSLRDILDPKLKR, encoded by the coding sequence ATGAAGGAGCTGCTCTCGGCCCTGATCAGGGACAAGGTGGGACGCTGGGGCTTCGTCGGGGTGGCGGCCATCCTGCTGATGGCGATCCTCGCACCCCTGCTCGCGCCCTGCGACCCGCTCCAGGTCGCGACACGGATGAAGCTGTCCGCGCCCTCCGCGCTCCACTGGATGGGCACGGACTTCCTGGGGCGGGACATCCTGAGCCGCATCCTGTACGGCGCGCGGGTCTCCGTGTTCGTGGGGGTCGTCTCCGTGTCCATCGGCGCGGGGTTCGGGTACCTGCTGGGACTGCTGGCGGGCTGCCGCGGCGGCTGGGTCGACGCTCTGGTCATGAGGGCGATGGACGTGCTGTTCGCGTTCCCCTCCATCCTCCTGGCCCTCGTGATCGTCTCCGTCCTGGGGCCGAGCCTGCGCAACACGATGACCGCGATCGGCGTCGTGTTCATGCCGGTCTTCACCCGAACGGTGCGGGCCGCCGTCCTCTCGGTCCGCTCCATGGACTACGTCGAGAACGCACGGTCCGTCGGGGTCAGACCGCTGATGGTCGTCGTCCGGCACATCGTGCCAAACACCCTCGCGCCGTTCCTGGTCCAGACGACCTTGGCCCTGTCCAGCGCCGTCCTGACGGAGTCCGCCCTCAGCTTTCTCGGGCTCGGCATCCAGCCGCCCCACCCGTCCTGGGGCTCGATGCTGTCGGAGAGCCGCAGCACGATGGAGCTGGCGCCATGGACGGCCGTATTTCCGGCGCTCTTCATCTTTCTGACGATCCTCTCGTTCAACATCCTGGGCGACAGCCTCCGCGACATCCTGGACCCGAAGCTGAAGCGATGA
- a CDS encoding ABC transporter ATP-binding protein has translation MDDDRNIVKPDPLRGPERKEDLLQASGPLLEVRGLKKHFAAPSGWFRGKGPAIRAVEDVSFSIDERDTMALVGESGCGKSTTARCIVRLIEPTAGSVLFDGRDLLTLAPEAMRRARRHIQMVYQDPYGSLNPRMTVEDLLAEPLRTHGLGDRRRIERDVLDMLDRIGLSRTHRTRYPHQFSGGQRQRIGIGRALIARPRLILADEPVSALDVSIQSQILNLLMDLQEEMGLTMLFISHDLNVVRHVSRKVGVMYLGELVERAPTAELYAEPLHPYTRALLDSVPACDPSRRKRRAPLEGDALSPLERPEGCPFVNRCPQGTERCRTDRPPLAEPRPGHFVRCHLWRTGTDPERKGLGRSL, from the coding sequence ATGGACGACGATCGGAACATCGTGAAACCGGATCCTCTGCGGGGACCCGAGCGCAAAGAGGACCTTCTCCAAGCGTCCGGCCCGCTTCTCGAGGTTCGGGGGTTGAAAAAGCACTTCGCCGCGCCCTCCGGCTGGTTCCGCGGGAAGGGCCCCGCCATCCGGGCCGTGGAGGACGTCAGCTTCTCCATCGACGAACGGGACACCATGGCCCTGGTCGGCGAGTCCGGGTGCGGAAAATCCACCACCGCCCGGTGCATCGTCCGGCTGATCGAGCCCACGGCTGGGTCGGTCCTCTTCGACGGGCGCGACCTGCTGACGCTCGCCCCCGAGGCGATGCGGAGGGCCCGCCGCCACATCCAGATGGTCTACCAGGACCCCTACGGCTCGCTGAACCCGCGGATGACGGTGGAGGACCTCCTGGCGGAGCCCCTGCGGACCCACGGGCTGGGGGACCGAAGGCGGATCGAGCGCGACGTCCTGGACATGCTGGACCGGATCGGCCTGAGCCGCACGCACCGGACGCGTTATCCCCACCAGTTCAGCGGAGGACAGAGACAGAGGATCGGCATCGGACGGGCCCTCATCGCCCGGCCGCGCCTGATCCTTGCCGACGAGCCCGTCTCGGCGCTCGACGTCTCCATCCAGTCCCAGATCCTGAACCTGCTGATGGACCTTCAGGAGGAGATGGGCCTGACCATGCTCTTCATCTCGCACGACCTGAACGTGGTGCGGCACGTCAGCCGGAAGGTCGGGGTGATGTACCTGGGCGAGCTGGTGGAGCGGGCCCCGACCGCGGAGCTCTACGCGGAGCCCCTGCACCCCTACACCCGGGCGCTGCTGGACTCCGTCCCCGCCTGCGACCCCTCGCGGCGGAAGCGGCGCGCGCCCCTGGAGGGCGATGCGCTGAGTCCCCTGGAGAGGCCCGAGGGCTGCCCGTTCGTCAACCGCTGCCCGCAGGGCACCGAGCGCTGCCGGACGGATCGTCCGCCGCTGGCGGAACCGAGGCCCGGCCATTTCGTGCGCTGCCATCTGT
- the gyrA gene encoding DNA gyrase subunit A, whose protein sequence is MTEENKGESLFGRVVPLPLVDEIKESYLNYAMSVIVGRALPDVRDGLKPVQRRVLYSMSELGLRHNSAYKKSARVVGETMGKYHPHGDGSIYDTMVRMAQDWSLRYRLVDGQGNFGSIDGDKPAAMRYTEARLHEAGELMLADIDEDTVDWGPNFDESLQEPLCLPSVLPNLLINGSTGIAVGMATNIPPHNLREVVDVLCWILETGASAEEVSLADILERMPGPDFPTGGIILGRQGIYDAYRTGRGRVVVRGRMHAEEGKRGRSHVVVTEIPFMVNKTNLIETMVACVQNKEIDGVSDIRDESDREGMRIVLELTRDGDPDLVMRQLYRRTQLQSTFGVINLALDKGRPRELPIASMLGLFLDHRREVVRRRTQFRLDKALAREHIVEGLVKALDIIDRVIQLIRGSASATEAKEGLVDRLGFSELQAQAILEMRLQRLTGLEREKLDEELRQLLRDISSYREILGDARVLDGVIRGELQELGKRFGDDRRTEILDNYRESADEELIPESDIVVVLSKDGFLKRQDLESYALQGRGGKGRKGASVQEDDSIATVCVTHTHRDLYFFTNKGRVLMLKGFTIPETRTGKGKLISRLLPLEEGERVVTLSSSDMEGLNYAFFLTKDAVAKRIELSELVDSNRPRRVITLDEGDEIAQVRLTTGSDDLLLMTSGAQALRVSEEEFRAMGRGARGVRAMRLAPGDSIISCDVVSEEADILILSERGVGKRTRFAEFTPHHRATSGVRAMNLGPKTGRLIGCHAVRDQDEMIAITTRGRMIRVAVQEMPLLSRVAMGNITVRLDEGDLVADCSIVRMEDEAGASQPVAPLFEAEGGEAPAE, encoded by the coding sequence ATGACGGAAGAGAACAAGGGAGAGTCGCTGTTCGGGAGGGTCGTCCCCCTGCCCTTGGTGGACGAGATCAAGGAGAGCTATCTGAACTATGCCATGAGCGTCATCGTCGGCCGGGCCCTGCCGGACGTCCGCGATGGGCTGAAGCCCGTTCAGCGACGCGTTCTGTACTCCATGTCGGAGCTGGGGCTCCGGCACAATTCGGCCTACAAGAAGTCCGCGCGCGTCGTCGGCGAGACGATGGGCAAATACCACCCCCACGGCGACGGTTCCATATACGACACGATGGTCCGCATGGCGCAGGACTGGAGCCTGCGCTACCGGCTGGTGGACGGCCAGGGCAACTTCGGCTCCATCGACGGGGACAAACCGGCGGCCATGCGCTACACGGAGGCGCGGCTCCACGAGGCGGGCGAGCTGATGCTGGCCGACATCGACGAGGATACCGTGGATTGGGGGCCCAACTTCGACGAATCGCTGCAGGAGCCCCTGTGCCTGCCCTCGGTGCTCCCCAACCTGCTGATCAACGGCAGCACGGGGATAGCGGTCGGCATGGCCACGAACATCCCTCCGCACAATCTGAGGGAGGTCGTGGACGTCCTCTGCTGGATCCTGGAGACGGGGGCGTCGGCCGAGGAGGTCAGCCTGGCGGACATTCTGGAGCGCATGCCGGGGCCAGATTTTCCGACCGGTGGGATCATTCTGGGGCGCCAGGGGATCTACGACGCCTACAGGACCGGCCGCGGCCGGGTCGTCGTCCGCGGGCGCATGCACGCGGAGGAGGGCAAGCGGGGACGGTCCCACGTGGTCGTCACCGAGATCCCCTTCATGGTCAACAAGACCAACCTGATCGAGACGATGGTCGCCTGCGTCCAGAACAAGGAGATCGACGGGGTCTCGGACATCCGCGACGAGTCGGACCGGGAGGGGATGCGCATCGTCCTGGAGCTCACCCGGGACGGGGACCCCGACCTCGTGATGCGCCAGCTCTACAGGCGCACCCAGCTTCAGTCGACGTTCGGCGTCATCAACCTGGCGCTCGACAAGGGACGTCCCCGCGAGCTCCCGATCGCGAGCATGCTGGGCCTGTTCCTGGACCACCGCCGGGAGGTGGTGCGCCGCAGGACGCAGTTCCGGCTGGACAAGGCCCTGGCCCGGGAGCACATCGTCGAGGGACTCGTCAAGGCGCTCGACATCATCGACCGGGTGATCCAGCTCATCCGAGGCTCGGCCTCGGCGACGGAGGCCAAGGAGGGGCTGGTCGACCGGCTCGGGTTCTCCGAGCTCCAGGCCCAGGCGATCCTGGAGATGCGCCTCCAGCGCCTGACGGGGCTGGAGCGCGAGAAGCTGGACGAGGAGCTGCGCCAGCTTCTGCGGGACATCTCGTCCTATCGGGAGATCCTGGGGGACGCCAGGGTTCTGGACGGCGTGATCCGGGGCGAGCTGCAGGAGCTCGGAAAGCGCTTCGGGGACGACCGCCGGACGGAGATCCTCGACAACTACCGGGAGTCGGCGGACGAGGAGCTGATCCCCGAGAGCGACATCGTCGTCGTGCTGTCCAAGGACGGTTTTCTGAAGCGCCAGGACCTCGAGAGCTACGCCCTGCAGGGCCGCGGCGGGAAGGGGCGCAAGGGCGCCTCCGTCCAGGAGGACGACAGCATCGCCACGGTGTGCGTGACCCATACGCACCGCGACCTGTACTTCTTCACCAACAAGGGGCGCGTCCTCATGCTGAAGGGATTCACGATCCCCGAGACCCGCACCGGAAAGGGCAAGCTGATATCCCGCCTCCTTCCCCTGGAGGAGGGGGAGCGGGTGGTCACGCTCTCCAGCAGCGACATGGAGGGCCTGAACTACGCCTTCTTCCTGACGAAGGATGCCGTCGCCAAACGGATCGAGCTCTCCGAGCTAGTGGACTCGAACCGGCCCAGGCGGGTCATCACCCTCGACGAGGGGGACGAGATCGCCCAGGTTCGCCTGACGACCGGAAGCGACGACCTGCTCCTGATGACTTCGGGCGCCCAGGCGCTTCGCGTCTCCGAGGAGGAGTTCCGTGCGATGGGCCGCGGCGCCCGGGGCGTGCGGGCCATGCGCCTTGCGCCCGGGGACTCCATCATCAGCTGCGACGTCGTGAGCGAGGAGGCCGATATCCTCATCCTCAGCGAACGGGGTGTCGGGAAACGCACGCGCTTCGCCGAGTTCACCCCGCACCACCGGGCCACGTCGGGCGTGCGGGCCATGAACCTCGGGCCCAAGACCGGCCGCCTGATCGGCTGCCACGCGGTCCGGGATCAGGACGAGATGATCGCCATAACGACGCGGGGCCGCATGATCCGGGTCGCGGTGCAGGAGATGCCGCTGCTCAGCCGGGTGGCCATGGGCAACATCACGGTGCGCCTCGACGAGGGGGACCTCGTGGCGGATTGCAGCATCGTCCGTATGGAGGACGAGGCCGGCGCGTCCCAGCCGGTTGCGCCGCTCTTCGAGGCGGAGGGCGGGGAAGCGCCGGCGGAGTAG
- a CDS encoding ABC transporter substrate-binding protein, translating to MRKSLCLLLFLVALALSGLPCAEASGRNLIYAVDKEPSGLDPNLVTAHASIRVHKQIYSTLLETNASMDLIPDLAERWEEGPNNTYTFHLRKGVKFHNGRELTADDVLYTYNRILNPDVGSIARSYFSRVKAIEALDPYTVKFTLSSPDATFLNYTASNYAGIVPKEVVEEHGDLKKVTCGTGPFRMKEYVEGNKIVLERNPDYFIEGEPRLDTLTFLVMPDEASRLAALRTKSVHLAVLSSANLPLVKNNKDIVVMDYLSSNYDFLGFNLTKKPFDDVRVRQAVALLIDRQEIIDAIYDGNAVPTGPCPPSMTKWAIDVERDALYKPDAERARKLLAEAGYPDGFSMEITAGINKATTDAAQIIQSQLAKGNIEASIRVLETAQYIDAWKHRTHDSMIGMNGGGSDPDRSLDFFFTTGAPANVWGYSNPEVDKLNAEGRETTDFESRRKIYARAQEILLHDLPTVFLECPKAFFFVRKEVKGYRAETYDSENFVGVTVEE from the coding sequence ATGAGAAAGTCGCTGTGTCTTCTTCTGTTTCTGGTTGCGCTCGCCCTTTCCGGGCTCCCCTGCGCCGAGGCGTCGGGCCGGAACCTGATCTACGCGGTCGACAAGGAGCCCAGCGGGCTGGACCCGAACCTGGTGACCGCCCACGCATCGATCCGCGTCCACAAGCAGATCTACTCCACGCTTCTGGAGACGAACGCCAGCATGGACCTGATCCCCGACCTGGCGGAGCGCTGGGAGGAGGGGCCGAACAACACCTACACGTTCCACCTGCGCAAGGGCGTGAAGTTCCACAACGGGCGCGAGCTCACGGCCGACGACGTCCTCTACACCTACAACCGGATCCTGAATCCCGACGTGGGGTCCATCGCGCGCTCCTATTTCTCGCGGGTCAAGGCCATCGAGGCCCTCGACCCCTACACGGTGAAATTCACCCTGAGCAGCCCGGACGCGACCTTCCTGAACTACACGGCCAGCAACTACGCCGGGATCGTCCCGAAGGAGGTCGTGGAGGAGCACGGGGACCTCAAGAAGGTGACCTGCGGCACCGGCCCCTTCAGGATGAAGGAGTACGTCGAGGGCAACAAGATCGTTCTGGAGCGGAACCCGGACTACTTCATCGAGGGCGAGCCCAGGCTCGACACGCTGACGTTCCTGGTGATGCCGGACGAGGCGTCCCGGCTGGCCGCCCTGAGGACCAAGAGCGTCCACCTGGCCGTCCTGTCCTCCGCCAACCTGCCGCTGGTGAAGAACAACAAGGACATCGTCGTGATGGACTACCTGTCCTCCAACTACGACTTCCTGGGATTCAATTTGACGAAGAAGCCGTTCGACGACGTGCGCGTGCGCCAGGCCGTGGCACTTCTGATCGACCGCCAGGAGATCATCGACGCGATCTACGACGGCAACGCGGTGCCCACCGGCCCCTGCCCGCCGTCCATGACGAAATGGGCGATCGACGTCGAGCGGGACGCGCTCTACAAGCCGGACGCCGAGCGGGCCAGGAAGCTGCTGGCCGAGGCGGGGTACCCCGACGGGTTCTCCATGGAGATCACCGCCGGCATCAACAAGGCGACCACGGACGCCGCTCAGATCATCCAGAGCCAGCTGGCGAAGGGGAACATCGAGGCCTCCATCCGGGTCCTGGAGACGGCGCAGTACATCGACGCCTGGAAGCACCGGACGCACGACTCCATGATCGGCATGAACGGCGGCGGCAGCGACCCGGACCGCAGCCTGGACTTCTTCTTCACCACCGGAGCGCCCGCCAACGTCTGGGGCTACTCCAACCCGGAGGTGGACAAGCTGAACGCGGAGGGCCGGGAGACGACGGACTTCGAGTCCCGCCGCAAAATCTACGCCCGGGCGCAGGAGATCCTGCTGCACGACCTCCCCACCGTCTTCCTGGAGTGCCCGAAGGCCTTCTTCTTCGTCCGCAAAGAGGTGAAGGGCTACCGGGCCGAGACCTACGACAGCGAGAACTTCGTCGGGGTGACGGTCGAGGAGTAG
- a CDS encoding ABC transporter permease, whose amino-acid sequence MPEGLLLRPQRGEGLPGRDLRQRELRRGDGRGVAAHRRATAGRLSRAGRPVPLSGRVGRLVFSGTSGVGRSVSRAKGGFLLKLYIVKRILMLIPVVAAVSVLVFFLMRVLPGDVVSGILGIEETPEVRAALEKQFGLDLPLHRQYLQWAGGMLRGDFGVSLRTGKPILPEFLSRFKVTFELALLASLIAWVLAIPLGILSAVKRNRPVDLLIRVVGLIGVSIPNFAFATLLILGLSLGFSYYPPVDFVGFFEDPLANLECLIFPALVLGCIMAAGIMRMTRSSMLEVLRQDFIRTIRAKGAGERIVLLRHALRNSLIPIVTIAGMQIGSLLGGTVVTEQIFSLPGIGQMTLTAIFKRDYPVVQVNVLIIACVYVLVNLAVDLAYTGIDPRITYR is encoded by the coding sequence GTGCCCGAAGGCCTTCTTCTTCGTCCGCAAAGAGGTGAAGGGCTACCGGGCCGAGACCTACGACAGCGAGAACTTCGTCGGGGTGACGGTCGAGGAGTAGCCGCGCACCGCCGGGCGACGGCCGGCAGGCTGAGCCGCGCCGGTCGCCCGGTTCCCTTGTCGGGGCGTGTCGGTCGCCTGGTTTTTTCAGGGACAAGCGGTGTCGGTCGATCCGTTTCTCGTGCAAAAGGGGGATTTCTTCTGAAGCTCTACATCGTCAAGCGCATCCTGATGCTGATCCCGGTGGTGGCCGCCGTCAGCGTGCTCGTCTTCTTCCTGATGCGGGTGCTGCCCGGCGACGTCGTCTCCGGAATCCTGGGCATCGAGGAGACGCCGGAGGTTCGGGCGGCGCTGGAGAAGCAGTTCGGGCTGGACCTCCCCCTCCACCGGCAGTACCTGCAGTGGGCGGGCGGCATGCTGAGGGGCGACTTCGGCGTCTCGCTGCGCACGGGAAAGCCGATCCTTCCGGAGTTTCTCTCCCGCTTCAAGGTGACCTTCGAGCTCGCGCTGCTGGCGTCCCTGATCGCCTGGGTCCTCGCCATCCCGCTGGGGATCCTCTCCGCCGTCAAGCGCAACCGGCCCGTGGACCTGCTCATCCGCGTCGTCGGCCTGATCGGGGTCTCCATCCCCAACTTCGCCTTCGCCACCCTGCTGATCCTGGGGCTGTCGCTGGGCTTCTCCTACTACCCTCCCGTGGACTTCGTGGGCTTCTTCGAGGACCCCCTGGCAAACCTGGAGTGCCTGATCTTCCCGGCCCTGGTGCTGGGCTGCATCATGGCGGCCGGGATCATGCGCATGACCCGCTCGTCGATGCTGGAGGTGCTGAGGCAGGACTTCATCCGCACCATACGGGCCAAGGGCGCGGGGGAGCGGATCGTCCTGCTCCGGCACGCCCTGCGCAACAGCCTGATCCCGATCGTCACGATCGCCGGGATGCAGATCGGCTCCCTCCTCGGCGGAACGGTCGTGACGGAGCAGATCTTCTCCCTGCCGGGGATCGGCCAGATGACGCTCACGGCGATCTTCAAGCGGGACTACCCGGTGGTCCAGGTCAACGTCCTGATCATCGCCTGCGTCTACGTGCTGGTCAACCTGGCGGTGGACCTGGCCTACACGGGGATCGACCCCAGGATCACCTACAGGTAG
- a CDS encoding serine hydrolase domain-containing protein, which yields MRDERTEHPIRALLTRCRDTCYRKAACFVECRGNVLCETSEGCSADALFDLASVTKMVTATTVLHLEAEGAFSLDDRPVDLLDPDLPGPVARRRLSAVTVRNLLAHSSGLVPWFPFYTRPGPFWAVLETVLAETAPEPGPAYSDLNFMILGELVRRATGRGLEDNLQELNALLGTAMTYRPADPSACVETERGNRIEMRMCAERGLSFGAFRPTDAAMRGEVNDGNAHYFFGGTAGHAGIFARARDVARLGRLYLDGGRAEGVQWVRPEVVAESFRDHGDGRGLGWRISDVFPLGAGHSGFTGTSLWVCPERRISAALLTSRLAVEPAPDLTDLRRELHRTLLKRP from the coding sequence ATGAGGGACGAGCGGACGGAGCACCCGATCCGGGCCCTGCTGACGCGTTGCAGGGACACGTGCTACCGCAAGGCGGCCTGTTTCGTCGAATGCCGGGGAAACGTGCTCTGCGAGACGTCCGAGGGGTGTTCCGCCGACGCCCTCTTCGACCTCGCCTCCGTCACCAAGATGGTCACGGCGACGACGGTCCTCCACCTGGAGGCCGAGGGGGCATTCTCCCTGGACGACCGGCCCGTGGATCTTCTCGACCCGGACCTTCCGGGCCCCGTCGCCCGGCGGCGTCTTTCGGCCGTCACGGTGCGCAACCTTCTGGCGCATTCGTCCGGCCTCGTCCCCTGGTTCCCGTTCTACACGCGTCCCGGCCCGTTCTGGGCCGTCCTGGAGACGGTTCTGGCGGAGACCGCGCCGGAGCCCGGCCCGGCCTACAGCGACCTGAACTTCATGATCCTCGGCGAGCTGGTCCGTCGGGCGACGGGAAGGGGCCTCGAGGATAATCTGCAGGAGCTCAACGCGCTCCTGGGCACGGCCATGACCTACCGTCCCGCCGACCCGTCCGCCTGCGTGGAGACGGAACGGGGGAACCGCATCGAGATGCGGATGTGCGCGGAGCGCGGCCTCTCCTTCGGGGCCTTCCGTCCGACGGACGCCGCCATGCGGGGCGAGGTCAACGACGGCAACGCACACTATTTCTTCGGGGGTACCGCCGGACACGCGGGGATCTTCGCCCGGGCGCGCGACGTCGCCCGGCTGGGGCGCCTCTACCTCGACGGCGGACGGGCGGAGGGAGTACAATGGGTGCGCCCGGAGGTCGTCGCGGAGTCCTTCCGGGACCACGGCGACGGCAGGGGGCTGGGCTGGAGGATATCCGACGTCTTTCCCCTCGGCGCGGGACACTCCGGCTTCACCGGGACGTCCCTGTGGGTCTGCCCGGAGCGGCGCATCTCCGCCGCGCTTTTGACCAGCCGCCTGGCCGTGGAGCCCGCGCCCGACCTCACGGACCTGCGCCGCGAACTGCACCGAACGCTGTTGAAACGGCCCTGA
- a CDS encoding ABC transporter ATP-binding protein, protein MRTEPLAGPLLSIENLGIELRTDRGSLDLVDDLSLCVYPGETLGIVGESGCGKSITALSILRLIEPPLSVARGRILFRGEDLLACSRARMREIRGNAVSMIFQEPMTSLDPLFTIESQLTEALTFHRSPGRAEARAAVTDILRRVGIARTEGVLASYPHQLSGGMLQRVMIAMAMLCDPALLIADEPTTALDVTIQAQILALMNELQESRGTSILLITHDLGVVAETCRRVAVLYRGQIVEQGDVERIFRNPLHPYTRGLLRSVRSLGNAERRLYAIRGTVPSGPLETGCRFRSRCDEAEDPCKAPQVLQDRGDGHLCRCCRTREAL, encoded by the coding sequence ATGAGGACGGAACCCCTCGCCGGCCCCCTGCTGAGCATCGAGAACCTGGGCATCGAACTCCGGACGGACCGGGGGTCCCTGGACCTGGTCGACGACCTGAGCCTCTGCGTCTACCCCGGCGAGACCCTGGGGATCGTCGGGGAGTCCGGATGCGGCAAGAGCATCACCGCGCTATCCATCCTGCGGCTGATCGAGCCCCCGCTGTCCGTCGCCCGGGGCCGCATCCTGTTCCGCGGCGAGGACCTCCTGGCCTGTTCGAGGGCCCGGATGCGCGAGATACGGGGAAACGCCGTCTCCATGATCTTCCAGGAGCCCATGACCTCCCTGGACCCGCTGTTCACGATCGAGAGCCAGCTGACGGAGGCCCTGACGTTCCACAGGAGTCCGGGCCGCGCCGAGGCGCGCGCGGCCGTGACGGACATCCTCCGCAGGGTGGGGATCGCCCGGACGGAGGGGGTGCTGGCCTCCTACCCGCACCAGCTCTCCGGCGGGATGCTCCAGCGCGTCATGATCGCCATGGCCATGCTCTGCGACCCCGCGCTCCTCATCGCCGACGAGCCCACCACGGCCCTGGACGTGACGATTCAGGCCCAGATCCTGGCCCTGATGAACGAGCTGCAGGAGAGCCGCGGCACGTCGATCCTCCTCATCACCCACGACCTCGGCGTCGTGGCCGAGACGTGCCGGCGCGTGGCCGTACTCTACCGCGGGCAGATCGTCGAACAGGGCGATGTGGAGCGGATCTTCCGGAACCCCCTGCACCCCTACACGCGCGGCCTGCTGCGGTCCGTCCGGTCCCTGGGAAACGCGGAAAGGCGCCTCTATGCGATCCGCGGGACGGTGCCGTCCGGTCCCCTGGAGACGGGCTGCCGCTTCCGGAGCCGCTGCGACGAGGCCGAAGACCCGTGCAAGGCCCCGCAGGTCCTGCAGGATAGGGGGGACGGACACCTCTGCCGGTGCTGCCGTACAAGGGAGGCCCTGTGA